From the Thamnophis elegans isolate rThaEle1 chromosome 11, rThaEle1.pri, whole genome shotgun sequence genome, one window contains:
- the OBI1 gene encoding ORC ubiquitin ligase 1: MAQNVQNVTLSLTLPITCHICLGKVRHPVICANNHVFCSICIEVWLKNNSQCPACRIPITPDNPCKEVLGGTSESNPVFSPAVRKQLRKTRLEILHKEYEDEIESLQKELETLKGENLSLESQLKSVLHPETLQVPERNQESPQPSDNEHKVDTETLAAWTQKLQAANDMYEKVKEDMEKLMEVNKKLRLENGSLARENLQLKAEVGSRSPQRLGRFTVAALQTRLEQCEQETNRLKKALERSDAYVEDLESQIAQMKREWDQRKPPSPENVTAASMEDKDCESPPSKAVESPQEPIDPTCLCASHTPVDLDEPAGLLGSSNDVCLNSASQACSDDPVTPEPAGRDVFRSSQEGLLDIGSSDMDTCSEPAWDKIEDCAPYKEELYDLPDPCTPLSLSCLQLNTPNNKDDPAVKEESQSEPSGFLRKLEFEDFGEASDDCNKDSPEHSVSSCESSEPKEGCFSSDKPDFWNRCQPRYGENLDFEGSEPNTATSDSAESLPKSSEKSHNTGVLKKLHSIRSSEMNRTRTSSEASMDAAYLDKISELDSMMSESDNSKSPYYTSRSSSDLDNSCKTTQGPDHLNENGKNEKERKEPRSLKSPLSRDHSEEGNEWKFATFSILSPSSLDTTEPFPLFAGRTSETSEGKPQSFLFQRELSPSFLFSSSQGPFDENKLGSSLFKVAPELQNLHNQLQSPWSSSFVPDRKAKSIHSSAKRKIQSSLSSASPSKTTKN; the protein is encoded by the exons GTCCGTCATCCGGTCATCTGTGCCAACAACCACGTCTTCTGCTCCATTTGCATTGAAGTCTGGCTTAAGAACAACAGCCAGTGTCCTGCTTGTAGGATACCCATCACCCCTGACAACCCTTGCAAAGAGGTCTTAG GAGGAACAAGCGAAAGCAATCCCGTATTTAGCCCTGCCGTCCGAAAACAGCTTCGCAAAACCAGACTCGAGATACTGCACAAAGAATACGAG GATGAGATAGAATCACTGCAGAAAGAATTGGAAACTCTGAAAGGAGAAAACCTCAGCCTGGAGTCCCAGCTCAAATCTGTCCTGCACCCTGAGACCTTGCAAGTGCCGGAGAGAAACCAGGAGTCTCCACAACCTTCAGACAATGAGCACAAAGTGGACACTGAGACTTTGGCAGCGTGGACCCAGAAGCTCCAGGCCGCCAATGACATGTATGAGAAAGTGAAGGAGGACATGGAAAAATTAATGGAG GTGAATAAGAAACTGAGGCTTGAAAACGGTAGCCTTGCCAGGGAGAACTTGCAGCTCAAGGCTGAGGTTGGAAGCAGGTCGCCCCAGAg GCTGGGAAGGTTCACCGTGGCAGCCCTTCAGACCAGGCTGGAGCAATGTGAGCAGGAAACAAACCGTCTTAAGAAAGCCTTGGAGAGAAGCGACGCCTACGTAGAAGACCTCGAATCCCAGATCGCACAGATGAAGCGAGAGTGGGACCAGAGGAAACCCCCAAGCCCAGAAAATGTAACTGCTGCCTCCATGGAGGATAAAGACTGCGAAAGCCCCCCTAGCAAGGCTGTCGAGAGCCCCCAAGAACCCATAGACCCGACCTGTTTATGCGCTAGTCATACCCCTGTTGATCTTGATGAGCCAGCAGGACTTTTAGGGAGTAGCAATGATGTCTGCTTAAATTCAGCTAGCCAGGCTTGTTCGGATGATCCAGTCACCCCAGAGCCTGCCGGAAGAGATGTTTTCCGAAGCTCTCAAGAGGGTCTTTTGGACATTGGCAGCTCTGACATGGATACCTGTTCAGAGCCAGCCTGGGATAAAATTGAGGACTGTGCGCCCTATAAAGAAGAACTCTATGATCTTCCAGATCCGTGCACTCCGTTGTCTCTCAGTTGCTTGCAGTTAAACACACCCAACAATAAGGACGACCCGGCTGTGAAAGAGGAGAGCCAGAGCGAGCCATCCGGCTTCCTAAGGAAATTGGAATTTGAGGATTTCGGAGAGGCCTCTGACGACTGCAACAAAGATTCCCCGGAACACAGCGTAAGCAGTTGTGAGAGCAGCGAACCTAAGGAAGGCTGTTTCTCTTCGGACAAACCAGACTTTTGGAACAGGTGCCAGCCACGTTACGGTGAGAACTTGGACTTTGAAGGCTCGGAGCCCAATACGGCCACCAGCGACTCGGCCGAGTCTTTACCGAAATCGAGCGAAAAGAGCCACAATACGGGCGTGCTGAAAAAACTGCATTCCATCCGATCTTCGGAAATGAATCGCACCAGGACGTCTAGTGAGGCGTCCATGGACGCGGCTTACCTCGATAAGATCTCCGAACTGGATTCCATGATGTCCGAGTCGGACAACAGCAAGAGCCCCTATTACACCTCCAGATCCTCTTCGGACTTGGATAATTCCTGCAAGACGACCCAGGGCCCCGACCACTTAAACGAAAATGGGAAGAACGAAAAGGAACGGAAAGAGCCGCGTTCTCTGAAGAGCCCTCTCAGCAGGGATCATTCCGAAGAGGGCAACGAGTGGAAATTTGCGACTTTTTCCATCCTTTCCCCATCGTCGCTAGACACCACGGAGCCTTTCCCGCTCTTTGCAGGCCGGACTTCTGAAACGAGCGAAGGGAAGCCTCAGAGCTTCTTATTCCAGAGAGAGCTTTCCCCGAGCTTTCTCTTCAGCAGCTCTCAAGGACCTTTTGACGAGAATAAACTCGGCTCCTCTTTATTTAAGGTGGCTCCTGAGCTGCAAAACCTCCATAACCAACTCCAGTCTCCTTGGTCGTCATCGTTCGTCCCCGACAGAAAAGCCAAAAGCATCCATTCGTCGGCGAAAAGGAAAATTCAAAGCAGCCTATCCAGTGCGAGCCCGTCAAAAACCACCAAGAACTGA